The DNA region gctcctccagccgtcttggaggagagatatcaggactgtagatgaaggcgagggtgaggatgagggggtggcgtggttgggaagcgacgagagtcggagagggagaagatgtttccggcttggctgcttttcctggagggtggaaaaagagacaccggaatgcgatctagacgagacgacgctttcctcgtggtgatggcggagagaattgaagagtggagaagagggcgagggagacagagtcggaggcttggacgaagggaggaggaggggtaggagaggaatccagatgcactgtgtctgcagggaggaagacgaaagttgtttttttatttttttttctttgtttttctgatttttgttttttttgactcgggcccagctgcgtctgtcgggatgagaccgcggagccgaagtgcgttttctttttttgacttttttttgttttttcacaggcaaGCTCGCCTGggcttggagccacagaagggacagaagtcgaaggggactacagacgcgatgccgctcctccagccgtcttggaggagagaaatccggactgtagatgaaggcgagggtgaggatgagggggtggcgtggttgggaagcgacgagagtcggagagggagaagatgtttccggcttggctgcttttcctggagggtggaaaaagagacaccggaatgcgatccagacgagacgacgctttcctcgtggtgatggcggagagaattgaagagtggagaagagggcgagggagacagagtcggaggcttggacgaagggaggaggaggcgtaggagaggaatccagatgcactgtgtctgcagggaggaaggggaaagttgtttttctttttttttctttttgtttttctgatttttgttttttttgactccggcccagctgcgtctgtcgggatgagaccgcggagccgaagtgcgttttctttttttgacttttttttgttttttcacaggcaaGCTCGCCTGTTGTTGGAGCCACAAAGGTGGTAGAAGTCGATGCCGGAAAGGTCGGCGAAGAGGCGCCTCCAGCCGTGATGGAGGTGACAAGTCAAAGGGCATAAGGAGTCGCGGGAGACGGGGTCGGCAGCTGGGTCTGAGGGAGTAGGAGTCGGAGGGGCCTGCAGCTTGGCTCCAGCCggaaggggagacagggaatCGAAATGCGTCTCACATACATTCACGCCCAGCTTGTAGTTATTCCGGAAAGAAGTCGCAACttgaagagaggacgaggaagacagtcGGTGGCTTGATTCGACGAAGGAGGGCAGTCTTGACGACGGTACTTGGCTATTGTTCGGACGTGAGAGACGACCAGTCGGGCTTGGATTACGCAGGAGGTTGTTGAGCTAGGGCATGTGACGTTTTCACCTGGGTTTGACTTTTCGACCACGTCGTAGTGTTGACGCTGAAGGTCGTAGATCAGGAAAATCGTCGGGATGCATGCCTCAGGAACCACATCGTATGGTATGATAACctggactgcatgcgaaccCATTTTGGTTGCCCGACGcccgtcgccttcttgttGCTCAACAACGATCCGGATGTTGTACATCTCCGCCATCACAGCGAGAGTGCACTCGTCACCCCAGATCCTGTATCGTGCGTCTCCAAGCCTGATAACCCAATTAAGTTTgagctcgtcttctgccaAGGGATAACCTTTGTAGGTTTTGTACGGAATTCTGACTCTGTATTTCTTGTCGAGTCGAGCCATTCtcccctcgtcttcctccagtGTGTCCGGGTTTATCAGCCAGCTAAGCCGATTAAAGTTGCCCCTCAGGTAGTGCGCCACCTCTTGCCGGATTTCCGCATGGGCATCCTCTGTGCCTAGCAACGCGTAGCTGACGGAACGGAATTGACAATTTCCGTCAGGAGCAACCCGGTGCCGCTCCACAACCACCGCGTCGTAGAATGACAGCTCGGGTTGCGGCACCATGGACAGACTCTTCGCTGGCGTTTTGAAGTCATAGGCGAAGCGACGGCACCATTGCGGATGAGGGGCGATGAAGGGCAACATTTCCGGTGGTAGCTTGGCTGAAGGTCGGCTGGAGGACCGCTGCGACAACTTCGACGCTTGAACCGACTGCTCCAAAGGAGGCGCCTGCATGTCTCTGGGCAGTTGACTCAGAGATTGACACACGGGTTGCTCCTTCTCGTGGAGGGCTGCGAATCGACCGAAGATTTTTTCCTCATTTCCATCTCCGCAGCAATCTCCCGGTGATCCTCCTGGAGGTGTTGGTGTCCTCGTCGTCATCCCCTCTGCTGGT from Toxoplasma gondii ME49 unplaced genomic scaffold asmbl.1167, whole genome shotgun sequence includes:
- a CDS encoding OTU family cysteine protease (encoded by transcript TGME49_323200), which codes for MVLSSGWRALIRCCQPVLATPNVSASDKQELAPSFVGRVDEEELNLESETKVNYRVHATLQGDICWTPSTASEEFDPESHSCADDAVIVSSFGSRVDAAELDLDRDADIVYDSAYEADNEEDAWSETGSEEDADESPRSSEVLTQADEDGQSFEGDLATTNFVASTQTGEDFSGDEWEIPEEISPAEGMTTRTPTPPGGSPGDCCGDGNEEKIFGRFAALHEKEQPVCQSLSQLPRDMQAPPLEQSVQASKLSQRSSSRPSAKLPPEMLPFIAPHPQWCRRFAYDFKTPAKSLSMVPQPELSFYDAVVVERHRVAPDGNCQFRSVSYALLGTEDAHAEIRQEVAHYLRGNFNRLSWLINPDTLEEDEGRMARLDKKYRVRIPYKTYKGYPLAEDELKLNWVIRLGDARYRIWGDECTLAVMAEMYNIRIVVEQQEGDGRRATKMGSHAVQVIIPYDVVPEACIPTIFLIYDLQRQHYDVVEKSNPGENVTCPSSTTSCVIQARLVVSHVRTIAKYRRQDCPPSSNQATDCLPRPLFKLRLLSGITTSWA